In Enterobacter cloacae, the following are encoded in one genomic region:
- a CDS encoding membrane protein — MADSRKARREADPGLQPERTSLAWLRTTLGYGALIALAIKHNWHRTGVPFWISIVILALVAVILWRYTRSRNLMDVARDDFVQPKAMWDKFLIALAVLSLSLLFAVTHIQQILNL; from the coding sequence ATGGCTGATAGCCGTAAAGCGCGACGTGAAGCCGATCCCGGTCTGCAGCCGGAGCGTACATCACTTGCCTGGCTGCGTACCACGCTGGGATATGGCGCATTGATTGCGCTGGCGATTAAGCATAACTGGCATCGCACGGGCGTACCGTTCTGGATATCCATTGTGATACTGGCGCTGGTGGCCGTGATTTTATGGCGTTACACCCGTAGCCGTAACCTGATGGATGTGGCCAGGGACGATTTTGTGCAACCGAAAGCAATGTGGGACAAATTCCTGATCGCGCTTGCGGTGCTGTCGCTGTCACTGCTATTTGCGGTGACGCATATTCAGCAAATCCTGAATCTGTAA
- a CDS encoding D-serine transporter DsdX, with product MGSQVWVVATLLISIVLIVLTIVKLKFHPFLALLLASFFVGAMMGMSPLDMVNAIESGIGGTLGFLAAVIGLGTILGKMMEVSGAAERIGITLQRCRWLSADVIMVLVGLICGITLFVEVGVVLLIPLAFSIAKKTHTSLLKLAIPLCTALMAVHCVVPPHPAALFVTNKLGADVGTVIVYGLLVGLTASLVGGPLFLKLLGNRLPFKPVPAAFSDLKVREEHTLPSLGATLFTVLLPIALMLVKTVAELNMADKTGTLYTLLEFIGNPITAMFIAVFVAYYLLGIRQHMGMATMLTHTEHGFGSIANILLIIGAGGAFNAILKTSGLADVLAHILSNLHMHPILLAWLVALVLHAAVGSATVAMMGATAIVAPMLPLYPNVSPEIITIAIGSGAIGCTIVTDSLFWLVKQYCGATLNETFKYYTTATFIASVLALGGTFLLSFII from the coding sequence ATGGGATCTCAGGTCTGGGTTGTGGCGACGCTGCTTATCAGCATCGTGTTGATTGTATTAACTATCGTAAAACTGAAGTTTCACCCGTTCCTGGCACTGCTGCTGGCGAGCTTCTTCGTCGGCGCGATGATGGGAATGAGCCCGCTGGATATGGTGAATGCCATTGAGAGCGGCATTGGCGGCACGCTGGGCTTCCTGGCGGCGGTGATTGGTCTTGGCACTATTCTCGGCAAGATGATGGAAGTCTCCGGCGCAGCGGAACGCATCGGCATCACGCTCCAGCGCTGCCGCTGGCTGTCGGCCGATGTGATTATGGTGCTGGTGGGGCTTATCTGCGGTATTACACTGTTTGTGGAAGTGGGCGTGGTACTGCTGATCCCGCTGGCGTTCTCCATTGCCAAAAAGACGCATACTTCACTGCTGAAACTGGCTATTCCACTCTGTACCGCACTGATGGCGGTGCACTGCGTGGTACCTCCGCACCCGGCAGCGCTGTTTGTCACGAACAAACTGGGTGCAGACGTGGGAACCGTTATTGTCTACGGCCTGCTGGTTGGCCTGACGGCCTCTCTGGTCGGCGGCCCGCTGTTCCTGAAACTGCTCGGTAACCGTCTGCCGTTTAAACCTGTTCCGGCAGCGTTTTCAGACCTGAAAGTGCGTGAAGAGCACACCCTGCCGTCACTGGGCGCAACGCTGTTCACGGTACTGTTGCCGATCGCCCTGATGCTGGTGAAAACCGTCGCCGAGCTGAACATGGCCGACAAAACGGGCACGCTGTATACGCTGCTGGAATTTATCGGCAACCCGATCACCGCGATGTTTATCGCTGTGTTTGTCGCCTATTACCTGCTGGGAATTCGCCAGCATATGGGCATGGCGACGATGCTGACTCATACCGAACACGGTTTCGGCTCTATTGCGAACATTTTGCTGATCATCGGTGCTGGCGGAGCGTTTAACGCTATTCTCAAAACCAGCGGCCTGGCGGATGTGCTGGCACATATTCTCTCTAACCTGCACATGCACCCGATCCTGCTGGCCTGGCTGGTGGCGCTGGTTCTGCACGCTGCTGTCGGTTCTGCGACGGTCGCCATGATGGGAGCCACGGCCATTGTGGCCCCTATGCTGCCGCTCTACCCGAACGTGAGCCCGGAGATCATCACCATTGCCATCGGTTCCGGTGCCATTGGCTGCACGATCGTGACCGATTCGCTCTTCTGGCTGGTGAAGCAATACTGCGGTGCCACCCTGAATGAGACCTTCAAATACTATACGACAGCGACGTTTATCGCCTCGGTGCTTGCACTTGGCGGCACATTCCTGCTTTCTTTCATTATCTGA
- a CDS encoding membrane protein: MKISRLGEAPDYRFSLANERTFLAWIRTALGFLAAGVALDQLAPDFATPLIREVLALLLCLFAGVLAIYGYLRWLRNEKAMRLKQDLPYTRGLFIISVILLAVAVVVMVLVFYG; the protein is encoded by the coding sequence ATGAAAATTTCTCGCCTCGGCGAAGCGCCGGACTACCGCTTTTCTCTGGCTAACGAACGTACATTTTTAGCATGGATCCGCACCGCGCTGGGTTTTCTGGCCGCGGGTGTGGCGCTTGATCAACTGGCTCCTGATTTTGCCACCCCCCTGATTCGCGAAGTGCTGGCTTTGCTGCTCTGTCTGTTTGCGGGCGTGCTGGCTATCTATGGTTATCTGCGCTGGTTACGCAATGAGAAAGCAATGCGTCTGAAGCAGGATCTGCCCTATACGCGCGGGTTGTTTATCATTAGCGTGATTTTGCTGGCGGTGGCTGTTGTCGTGATGGTGCTGGTATTCTATGGCTGA
- the dsdA gene encoding D-serine dehydratase — MENATITTLTAQFPLIEDLIALKETTWFNPRATTLAEGLPYVGLTKADVDDAHARLNRFAPYLAKAFPETAATHGIIESELVAIPAMQKRLEKEFATAIPGTLLLKKDSHLPISGSIKARGGIYEVLTHAEKLALAAGLLSVEDDYSILLEPRFKDFFSQYSIAVGSTGNLGMSIGIMSARIGFKVTVHMSADAREWKKAKLRSHGVIVVEYEQDYGVAVEQGRKAAESDPNCFFIDDENSRTLFLGYAVAGERLKAQFAAQGRVVDAEHPLYVYLPCGVGGGPGGVAFGLKLAFGDNVHCFFAEPTHSPCMLLGVYTGLHDKIAVQDLGIDNVTAADGLAVGRASGFVGRAMERLLDGFYTLSDQSMYDMLGWLAQEEGIRLEPSALAGMAGPVRVSASANATHLVWATGGGMVPEDEMAKYLAKGKR; from the coding sequence ATGGAAAATGCAACTATCACCACGTTAACCGCCCAGTTTCCTCTGATTGAGGATCTGATCGCCCTGAAAGAAACCACATGGTTTAACCCACGCGCCACCACGCTGGCGGAAGGGTTACCGTATGTCGGGTTGACCAAAGCTGATGTGGACGACGCACATGCGCGGCTGAACCGTTTTGCGCCGTATCTGGCAAAAGCGTTCCCGGAAACGGCTGCCACCCACGGCATTATTGAGTCTGAACTGGTCGCCATTCCGGCGATGCAAAAACGGCTGGAGAAGGAATTTGCCACGGCCATTCCCGGCACGCTGCTGCTGAAAAAAGACAGCCACCTGCCGATCTCAGGCTCCATCAAGGCGCGCGGCGGTATCTATGAGGTGCTGACCCACGCCGAGAAACTGGCGCTGGCAGCCGGGCTGCTCAGCGTTGAAGACGATTACAGCATTCTGCTGGAGCCGCGCTTTAAAGACTTCTTTAGCCAGTACAGCATTGCCGTAGGCTCGACGGGCAATCTGGGGATGTCCATCGGCATTATGAGTGCGCGCATCGGCTTTAAGGTGACGGTACATATGTCCGCCGATGCCCGCGAGTGGAAGAAAGCCAAACTGCGTAGCCACGGTGTGATCGTCGTGGAATATGAGCAGGATTACGGTGTGGCGGTGGAGCAAGGGCGAAAAGCCGCGGAAAGCGACCCGAACTGCTTCTTCATCGACGATGAAAACTCCCGCACGCTGTTTTTAGGCTATGCGGTGGCGGGCGAGCGTCTGAAGGCACAGTTTGCCGCACAGGGGCGCGTGGTGGATGCGGAACATCCACTGTATGTCTACCTGCCGTGCGGCGTCGGCGGCGGCCCTGGTGGGGTGGCGTTTGGCCTGAAGCTGGCCTTTGGCGATAACGTCCACTGCTTCTTCGCCGAGCCAACGCACTCTCCTTGTATGCTGCTGGGCGTCTACACCGGCCTGCACGATAAGATTGCCGTGCAGGATCTGGGTATCGATAACGTGACAGCGGCAGACGGGCTGGCGGTCGGGCGCGCATCCGGTTTCGTGGGCCGCGCAATGGAGCGCCTGCTTGACGGGTTCTACACGCTTTCCGACCAGAGTATGTACGACATGCTTGGCTGGCTGGCGCAGGAGGAAGGTATTCGTCTGGAGCCATCAGCGCTGGCAGGAATGGCCGGGCCGGTACGCGTGAGCGCGAGTGCTAACGCCACCCATCTGGTGTGGGCGACTGGCGGCGGCATGGTGCCGGAAGACGAGATGGCGAAATATTTAGCGAAAGGGAAAAGATAA